The Onychomys torridus chromosome 4, mOncTor1.1, whole genome shotgun sequence genome includes a window with the following:
- the Lrrc57 gene encoding leucine-rich repeat-containing protein 57 isoform X2 gives MGNSALRAHVETAQKTGVFQLKDRGLTEFPSELQKLTSNLRTIDLSNNKIDSLPPLLIGKFTLLKSLSLNNNKLTVLPDELCNLKKLETLSLNNNHLRELPSTFGQLSALKTLSLSGNQLGALPPQLCSLRHLDVVDLSKNQIRSIPDTVGELQAFELNLNQNQISQISVKISCCPRLKVLRLEENCLELSMLPQSILGDSQICLLAVEGNLFEIKKLRELEGYDKYMERFTATKKKFA, from the exons ATGGGAAACAGTGCCCTCCGCGCTCATGTGGAAACAGCGCAGAAAACTGGTGTCTTTCAGCTTAAAGACCGTGGTCTGACCGAG TTCCCCTCAGAGTTGCAGAAGCTGACAAGCAACCTTAGGACCATCGATTTGTCCAACAACAAGATCGACAGCCTACCGCCCCTGCTAATAGGAAAGTTCACTCTGCTGAAGAGCCTCtccctcaacaacaacaaactga CTGTTCTACCCGATGAATTATGTAATCTTAAAAAACTAGAGACTCTAAGTCTAAACAACAATCACCTGAGAGAGCTACCGTCTACCTTTGGGCAGCTTTCTGCCCTGAAAACCCTGAGCCTCTCTGGGAACCAGCTGGGAGCACTACCACCCCAACTTTGTAGCCTGCGACATCTGGATGTAGTGGATCTCTCTAAAAACCAGATTCGGAGTATACCTGACACAGTGGGGGAGCTGCAGGCCTTCGAACTCAACCTCAACCAGAACCAG ATATCTCAGATCTCAGTGAAGATATCCTGCTGTCCTCGCCTCAAAGTGCTCCGGCTGGAGGAGAATTGTCTCGAGCTCAGCATGCTGCCACAGAGCATCCTCGGTGACTCCCAGATTTGCCTGCTTGCTGTGGAAGGCAATCTCTTTGAAATAAAGAAACTTCGAGAACTAGAGGGTTATGATAAG tACATGGAGAGGTTCACAGCCACCAAGAAGAAATTTGCATGA
- the Lrrc57 gene encoding leucine-rich repeat-containing protein 57 isoform X3, with translation MMSQGVPARAEALGARLRRARVPGVPWPSLLCTEPELSRGARMGNSALRAHVETAQKTGVFQLKDRGLTEFPSELQKLTSNLRTIDLSNNKIDSLPPLLIGKFTLLKSLSLNNNKLTVLPDELCNLKKLETLSLNNNHLRELPSTFGQLSALKTLSLSGNQLGALPPQLCSLRHLDVVDLSKNQIRSIPDTVGELQAFELNLNQNQISQISVKISCCPRLKVLRLEENCLELSMLPQSILGDSQICLLAVEGNLFEIKKLRELEGYDKYMERFTATKKKFA, from the exons ATGATGTCACAGGGCGTTCCCGCCCGGGCGGAAGCCCTGGGAGCGCGTCTCAGGCGAGCGCGGGTCCCGGGTGTTCCCTGGCCGAGCCTTCTCTGCACTGAGCC GGAGCTGAGCCGCGGCGCTAGGATGGGAAACAGTGCCCTCCGCGCTCATGTGGAAACAGCGCAGAAAACTGGTGTCTTTCAGCTTAAAGACCGTGGTCTGACCGAG TTCCCCTCAGAGTTGCAGAAGCTGACAAGCAACCTTAGGACCATCGATTTGTCCAACAACAAGATCGACAGCCTACCGCCCCTGCTAATAGGAAAGTTCACTCTGCTGAAGAGCCTCtccctcaacaacaacaaactga CTGTTCTACCCGATGAATTATGTAATCTTAAAAAACTAGAGACTCTAAGTCTAAACAACAATCACCTGAGAGAGCTACCGTCTACCTTTGGGCAGCTTTCTGCCCTGAAAACCCTGAGCCTCTCTGGGAACCAGCTGGGAGCACTACCACCCCAACTTTGTAGCCTGCGACATCTGGATGTAGTGGATCTCTCTAAAAACCAGATTCGGAGTATACCTGACACAGTGGGGGAGCTGCAGGCCTTCGAACTCAACCTCAACCAGAACCAG ATATCTCAGATCTCAGTGAAGATATCCTGCTGTCCTCGCCTCAAAGTGCTCCGGCTGGAGGAGAATTGTCTCGAGCTCAGCATGCTGCCACAGAGCATCCTCGGTGACTCCCAGATTTGCCTGCTTGCTGTGGAAGGCAATCTCTTTGAAATAAAGAAACTTCGAGAACTAGAGGGTTATGATAAG tACATGGAGAGGTTCACAGCCACCAAGAAGAAATTTGCATGA
- the Lrrc57 gene encoding leucine-rich repeat-containing protein 57 isoform X1 → MMSQGVPARAEALGARLRELSRGARMGNSALRAHVETAQKTGVFQLKDRGLTEFPSELQKLTSNLRTIDLSNNKIDSLPPLLIGKFTLLKSLSLNNNKLTVLPDELCNLKKLETLSLNNNHLRELPSTFGQLSALKTLSLSGNQLGALPPQLCSLRHLDVVDLSKNQIRSIPDTVGELQAFELNLNQNQISQISVKISCCPRLKVLRLEENCLELSMLPQSILGDSQICLLAVEGNLFEIKKLRELEGYDKYMERFTATKKKFA, encoded by the exons ATGATGTCACAGGGCGTTCCCGCCCGGGCGGAAGCCCTGGGAGCGCGTCTCAG GGAGCTGAGCCGCGGCGCTAGGATGGGAAACAGTGCCCTCCGCGCTCATGTGGAAACAGCGCAGAAAACTGGTGTCTTTCAGCTTAAAGACCGTGGTCTGACCGAG TTCCCCTCAGAGTTGCAGAAGCTGACAAGCAACCTTAGGACCATCGATTTGTCCAACAACAAGATCGACAGCCTACCGCCCCTGCTAATAGGAAAGTTCACTCTGCTGAAGAGCCTCtccctcaacaacaacaaactga CTGTTCTACCCGATGAATTATGTAATCTTAAAAAACTAGAGACTCTAAGTCTAAACAACAATCACCTGAGAGAGCTACCGTCTACCTTTGGGCAGCTTTCTGCCCTGAAAACCCTGAGCCTCTCTGGGAACCAGCTGGGAGCACTACCACCCCAACTTTGTAGCCTGCGACATCTGGATGTAGTGGATCTCTCTAAAAACCAGATTCGGAGTATACCTGACACAGTGGGGGAGCTGCAGGCCTTCGAACTCAACCTCAACCAGAACCAG ATATCTCAGATCTCAGTGAAGATATCCTGCTGTCCTCGCCTCAAAGTGCTCCGGCTGGAGGAGAATTGTCTCGAGCTCAGCATGCTGCCACAGAGCATCCTCGGTGACTCCCAGATTTGCCTGCTTGCTGTGGAAGGCAATCTCTTTGAAATAAAGAAACTTCGAGAACTAGAGGGTTATGATAAG tACATGGAGAGGTTCACAGCCACCAAGAAGAAATTTGCATGA